The window ACGGGATGTGAGTCCTCGGCGGGGGCGGGTACCGGGTTCGCCCGGTGCCCGCCCCCGTCGTCGTACCCGCCGGGCGCCACAATGGTCCGCATGCGTGCCGCCCGCCTGATCAAGATGGTGCTGCTCCTGCAGTCCCGCGCCTCCATGACCGCCGCCGAACTGGCGCGGGAGCTGGAGGTGTCGGAGCGCACCGTGACGCGGGACGCCCAGGCCCTCTCCGAGGCCGGGGTGCCCGTGTACGCCGACCGGGGCCGGACGGGCGGCTACCGGCTCGTCGGCGGCTACCGGACGCGCCTGACCGGTCTGGCGCGCCACGAGGCGGAGGCCCTGTTCCTGTCCGGGCTGCCCTCCGCGCTGCGCGAGATGGGCCTCGACGACGCGGCGTCGGCCGCGCGGCTCAAGGTCTCGGCCGCCCTCCTCCCCTCGCTCCGGGACGCCTCGCACACGGCGGCCCGGCGCTTCCACCTGGACGCCCCCGGCTGGTACCACGACCCGGTCACCCCGGAGCTGCTGCCCGCCGTGGCGGAGGCCGTCTGGGACGACCGGCTCGTCCTCGCGCGCTACCGCCGCGGGCCCGGTGCCGAGGTGGAGCGCGAGCTGGCGCCGTACGGACTCGTCCTGAAGGCCGGGGTCTGGTACGTCTGCGCGCGGGCGGGCGAGGACGTGCGGGTGTACCGCGTCGACCGGTTCACCGCGGTCGCCGTGTCCGGGACCCGCTTCGACCGGGACGAGGACTTCGACCTGCCGGGCTTCTGGGAGGAGCGGGCGGCGCAGTTCGCCCGGTCGATCCTGCGCGCGGAGGTGACGGTGCGGCTGTCGGAGGCGGGTGTGCGCCGGCTGCCGCAGGCCGTGGACCGGGCCGCGGCCGAGGAGGCGCTGGCAGCGGCGGCCGGTCCGGACGCCGACGGGCTGCGCACGGTCGTCCTGCCGGTCGAGTCGGCCGACGTGGCCTACGAGCAGTTGCTGGCCCTCGGGGCGGAGGCCGAGGTCCTCGCACCCGCCGCCCTGCGCGAACGTTTTGCCGGTACGGCCGAACGTCTGCGCGACCTCTATGGCTGAACGTCCCCGGATGTGACGCCGAAGGCCTCATTTCGGTGTCTGGGCGTGCGTCGCCCGCCGTCGGGGCAGATGCTGGACCCGTGATGGACGAGACGGAGTTCTGGCAGATCATCGACAGCACCCGCGAGGCCGCCGACAGCGACCCCGAGGAGCATGCCGATCTGCTCGTCGAACGGCTGGTGCGGCTCGATCCCGACTCGGTGCTGGACTTCGCCCGGCACTTCGAGGCCCGCTACAACCGCGCGTACCGCTGGGACCTGTGGGGCGCGGCGGCCGTGCTGCTCGGCGGGGCGGGCGACGACGCGTTCGACTACTTCCGCTGCTGGCTGATTGCCCAGGGTCGGGAGGTCTTCGAGGGGGCGATGCACGATCCGGACAGCCTCGCCGAGCTGCTGGACGACTTCGGCGAGGAGCTCGACGGGGACGGCGAGGAGATCGGCTTCGCCGCCGACGAGGCCTACGAACAGCTCACCGGCGTGGTCGCGCCCGATCTCGGGCTCCCGCCGCAGGCCGCGAAGCCGGAGGGCACGCCCTTCGGCCTCGACGACGACGGGGTCCTCGCGGAGCGCTACCCGGCGCTCTGGGAACGCTTCGGGCCGGCCTGACCGCGGCCGTCGGTCAGACGGTGAGTGAACGGCCCATCAGGACGTCGTCGACGTAGCGGCCGTGCAGGTGGAACTCCCCGGGCAGTACGCCCTCGACGGTGAACCCCTCCGCCGCGTAGAGCGCCCGTGCGGGGCCGTTGTGCCCGAGCACGCGCAGGGTGAGCCGTCCCGCCCCCTGCCGCCGCGCCTCCGCGCAGGCGGCGCGCAGGAGGGTCCGTGCGATGCCGTGGCGTCGAGCCCACTCGGCGACGGCGAGCCCCTGGATCTGGCGTACGTGGGCGTTGCAGGCGAGCGGGGTGGGGCGCCCCAGCCGGAGGTAGCCCGCCGGCCTCTCCCCGTCCCCGGTGACGGCCTCGGCGACCAGGAAGTCCCCCGGCCTGTTCCGGTCGTCGAAGAAGGGCGCGTAGGGCGGCTGCGGCCTCGGCTGGACGGAGTGGAGGCCCGACCACGTCGCCCGGTCGAGCTCCGCCAGCCCGGCCTCGTCCTCGGGCACGGCGAAGCGGACGGGACGGAGGGAGCTGATCTGCGGCGCGGCCATGCGCGCCACTGTGCCACGCGGCCGCCCCGCCCGGCATCCGTGTTCCGCGCCCCGCGTCACGGATGGGACGCGGCGCGTGGGGCAGGATGGACGCCATGCTGCGTTCCCGAATCGCCGTCACCGGATCGACAGGTCTCATCGGAGCGGCGCTCGTGCGTTCGCTGCGCGCCGACGGGCACGAGGTGGTGCGTCTGGTGCGCCGCCCGGCCGCGAGCGGCGACGAGGTGGAGTGGGACCCGAAGCGTCAGTACGTCGACGTCGCGGGGCTCGTCGGATGCGACGCGGTCGTGCACCTCGCCGGCGCGGGTGTCGGCGACCACCGCTGGACGGAAGCGTACAAGCGGGAGATCCGGGAGAGCCGGGTGCTGGGCACGGCGGCCGTCGCCGAGGCTGTCGCCTCGCTCGACACCCCGCCGAAGGTGCTGCTGTCGGGTTCCGCCATCGGCTACTACGGCGACACCGGGGACCGCGCCGTCGACGAGAGCGCCCCGCCCGGCGAAGGTTTCCTGCCGTCCGTGTGCGTCGAGTGGGAGGAGGCCACGGCGCCGGCCGAGGAGGCCGGGGTCCGCACGGTCCACACCAGGACCGGGCTGGTCGTCGCCCGGGAGGGCGGGGCCTGGGGCCGGCTCTTCCCCTTGTTCAAGGCGGGGCTGGGCGGGCGGCTCGGCAACGGCCGGCAGTACTGGAGCTTCATCGCCCTGCACGACCACGTCGCCGCGCTGCGGCACGTCCTGGACACCGAGAGCCTGTCGGGCCCGGTGAACCTGACCGCCCCCACCCCCGTCACGAACGCGCAGGTGACGGCGGCCATGGGACGGGTGCTGAAGCGCCCGACCCTGTTCACCGCACCGGCGCCGGCGCTGAAGATCGCGCTCGGCGAGTTCTCCGAGGACGTCCTCGGCAGTCAGCGGGTACTGCCCGGCCGGCTCCTCGACTCGGGCTTCGCGTTCGCCTTCCCCGGCGTCGAGGAGGCCATCCGCGCCGCGCTGCGCTGACCCGCCCGGCCGGGTCGGGGCGGCCCGCCCGCGCGGCCGCCGTGCGACCCCGTGCACCGGTGCCCTGGGTGCGCGCGACTGCGCCCGTATCGGCCATCCACCTAGCCTCGACCCGAACTCCGGCATTCCGGGGCCGCGTTGGGGGAAATAGCCCCCCAGCGTTCGCACCGACTCGGGGAGGGGCACGTGCTCACGGCACACACAGCAGACCACGCGGATGTGGTCATCATCGGGGCGGGTATCGCCGGCCTGACGGCGGCTCACCGGCTGCTCGGCGCGGGGGTGGACGTCAGTGTCCTGGAGGCCGCCGAGGAGGTGGGCGGCCGGATGGCCACCCATGAGGCCGACGGCTTCCGGCTCGACGGCCCGGGCCCGCTGCTCAACACGGCGTACCCGGATCTCACGGGCGCACCGGGACTCGGGGACCTGGTCCTGAGGGAGTTCGCACCCGGGGTGCTCGTCCACAGCGGGGGGCGGCAGTACCGCGCCGGCGACATACGGAGCGCGCGGGGCGCACTCCGCGCAGTGCGCTCCCGATCGAGCGCCCCCAGCGCACCCCTGGGGGGAGCGATCGAGCAGGCCCGCCTCGGCGCCTGGCTGGCCCGTCTCGCCACCACACCCGAGTCCCGCATCACCGCCCGGCCCGACAGGCCCGCGCTCGCGGCGCTCTCGGCACGCGGCCTCCCGCCGCGCACCGTCGGCGGGTTCCTCCGCCCCCTGCTCTCGGCGCTGCTCTGCGACCCGGAACTGACCACGTCGAGCCGCTGCGCCGAGCTCGCCCTGCGCGACTACGCGCGCGGCCGGCTCTGCGTGCCCGCGGGCGGCTCCTCGGCCCTGCCCCGGCTGCTGGCCGCCGCGCTGCCGCCCGGGACCGTGCGCACCGGGGTGCACGTGACGTCGGCGGGCATCACCTCCGTACGCACCAAGGAACACGGCGAGCTCGGCTGCCGGTCGCTGCTGCTGGCGACCGGTGCGGGCGCCGCCGCGGAACTGCTGCCCGGCCTGCGCACGCCGGCGTTCCACCCGGTGACGGTGCTGCACCACACGGCGCCCCTCGCGCCGCCGACCGGGGCGCGTCTCCTGATCGACGGGGACCGGTCGGGCCCGGTCGCCCATACGGCGGTGATGAGCGAGGTGGACCCCTCGCGTGCGCCGCGCGGCCGCGTCCTGATCAGCTCCACGGTGCTCGGCCCGCAGCCGCCGGACCTCGACCGCACCGTCCGCGCGCACCTCGCCCGGCTGTACGGGACGCCCACGCACGACTGGGAGCTCCTGGCCGCCCGGCACGATCCGGAGGCCGTCCCCGCGATGCCGCCGCCGCACGATCCAAGGCGGCCCGTCCGGTTGCTCGCCGGCCTGTACGTGTGCGGCGACCACCGCGACACGAGCAGTGTCCAGGGCGCCCTGGCCTCCGGCCGGCGGGCCGCCTCGGCGATCCTCGCCGACCTGGGGGTGAGCCGGCCCCGCGAGGACGGGGCGCACCTTCCCGCCGCCGCGTAGGCACCCGTCAGCCCAGGGCGGCGACCCGGTCCCGGTAGCCCCGCACGGCGACGGCGTCGCGGTACGGCTCGAGGCGCCGTTCGAAGTCCCGGACGTACTCCGTCGCACGCACCGACCGCATCTCGGCCGCCTGCTGGGCCGCCTCGGCGCCCAGCAGGCAGGCCTGGTCCAGCTCGCCGAGCCCGAGGCGCGCCGAGGCCAGCACCACTCGGCAGAACAGCCTGCTCCGGGCGAAGGCGGGCGCGCGCAGCTGGAGCGACCGCTCGGCGTGCTGCGCGGCCACCCGGTACTGCTGCAGATCGCGGTGGCAGTGGCCGAACTCGTCGGCGAGCTGGGCCTCGTCGAAGAAGCGCGCCCAGTGCGGCACGTCGTCGCCCGGCCTCGCGCCCTGCAGTGCCCGTTCGGACCGGACGAGGGCGGCGACACAGGCCCGGGGCTCCCCCAGGACGCCGTGTCCGCGCGCCTCCACCGCGTGCAGCAGCGCCATGACGAGCTGCGGCGCGGCGGAGCCGATGCCCTGCTGGGCGACGCGGGCGAGCTGGATGGCCTCCCTGCCGTGCCCGAGGTAGACGGCCTGCCGGCTCATCGTGATCAGGACGAAGGCGCCGTAGGCCCGGTCACCGGCCGCCTGGGCGAGGCGCAGCGCCTGCACGAAGTAGCGCTGGGCGAGTCCGTGCGCCGCGATGTCGTACGAGGTCCAGCCCGCCAGCCTGGTCAGGTCGGCGGCGGCGGAGAACAGCCGCCTGCCGATGGCCTCGCCGTAGCTCCCGCGGAGCATGGGCTCGGCCTCGTGCTCCAGGTAGCGGACGAGAGCCTGCCGGGCGTGGCCGCCGCCGTAGGCGTTGTCCAGGGTGCGGAAGAGCTCGCCCACCGAGCGCAGTGCGGCGACGTCCCCGCTGCCGACCCGCTGGCCGGCGCCCCGCTCGGTCTGCCGCTGGCGCGGTACACCGAGGGGCGGCACGGCGGGCGCGGGAGGCCGTGGGAGGCCGGGCCCACGGGATCCGTTCGACGGCACCCCCGGTGCCTGCGGCGCCCCGCTCCCGTTCGCCTGGTGGAGTTCCTGCGGGGGCCTGGCCTCCGTGGTGGCGCGCGGGGCGGGCGCCCGGTCGGCGCTCCCGCCGCGGCCGACCCATTCGTCGGCGCGCCCGATCAGCCAGTCCCGGCTGGGGACGACGAGTCCGGCCGGGGTGAAGGCGATCTTGCGCAGTTCGGCGTGACTGCCCGAGTCCTTGCGCCACAGGCCGCTGACGATGTCGACGGCCTCCGCGGGCGTCGCCGCGAACTCCAGGCCCGCGTAGACGGGTGCGCACGCGTCCAGGCCGAGGTCCTGGGCCGAGAGCCGGCGCCCGAGGCGACGGGTGAAGACCTCGGCGATCAGTGCGGGGGTGGTGCCCCGGGGCTGCTGACCGCGCAGCCAGCGGGTCACCGAGGTCTTGTCGTATCGCAGATCGAGCCCGTGTTCGAGGCCGAGCTGGTCCACCCGGCGGGCGAGCCCCGCATGGGAGAACCCGGCCTCCGCGATGAGAGCGGCGAGGCGCCGGTTCGGGGTGCGCTGGGGCGGTCGTTCCGACATCAGCTGAAAGGTCTCCTGCCATCGAGCCCGGGCGGGCGGCCCTCCCGGGCTCCCCCGCGAGTGGGAGCGGGCGAGCCCGTTATGGAACGGCGCGAATTTAGCCGCCCCGGCGGCGGTCCCAGCGCCGTTCGCTCCACGTTCATCCGATCGTGTGAGGATTGCCCGGATCGCTGACGAATGCGCCCGCGTACGGCCTGCCGGACCCGGCGTCCGGCACCGGTCGTACAGTGGCCGGGGGCGCACATCAGTGCATGGTGACGTGGTTCCGGGGACACCCCCCGGCCCCGCGGCACCGCGAGTAGGGAGGCACCCGAGTGAGTGAGCTGCGGTTCGTCCGTCTGGGATTCGGCGATGAGGCCGTCGACTACCAGGAGGCCTGGCAGAAGCAGCGCGAGGTGCACGCCGCACGGTTCGAGGACACCGTCCCCGACACCTGCCTGCTCCTCGAGCACACGTCCGTCTACACGGCGGGCCGGCGCACGACGGAGAGCGAGCGCCCGCTGGACGGTACGCCCGTCATCGACGTCGACCGCGGCGGGAAGATCACCTGGCACGGCCCCGGGCAGCTCATCGGATACCCGATCCTGAAGCTCCCCCGCCCGGTGGACGTGGTCGCCCACGTGCGCCGGCTGGAGGACGCGCTGATCCGCACGGCCGCCGAGTTCGGCCTGGAGACCAGCCGGGTGGAGGGCCGCAGCGGAGTCTGGGTGCTCGGCGACCCGGTCGAGGAGCGCCCGGCCCTCGGCGGACTGTCCCTGGACTTCGACCCCCGGCTGCACGACGAGGAGTTCGACCCCCGGCTGAACGGCCCCGAGTACGCGCCGTCCAACGCGGGCCAGCGCCGGGAGGACCGCAAGCTCGCGGCGATCGGCATCAGGGTCGCCAAGGGCGTCACGATGCACGGCTTCTCGCTGAACGTGAACCCGGACAACACGTCCTTCGACCGGATCGTGCCGTGCGGCATCCGGGACGCGGGGGTGACCTCGCTCGCGTACGAGCTGGACCGCGAGATCACGATCGACGACGTCCTGCCGGTCGCCGAGCGGCACCTGCGCGAGATCCTGGAGAACGCGGAGCCCGCGCCGCGCGTGGTCGCCGCCCCCGAGAACGCCGTCGCGCCCGCCTGAGACGGTCCCCACAGGCCCGCCGGGAATAGGGCCTCTCGGCCACAGGTTGGGCAGACGTAAGACCGTTCTAACCACGGGCGTACCCTGGTGTTTACCGAAGATTCCAATGCAGTGAGAGCTAAGGGGAGTGCCGGAGTGTCCGCTGTCGCACCCGACGGGCGCAAGATGCTGCGCCTCGAGGTCCGGAACAGCCAGACCCCCATCGAGCGCAAGCCCGAGTGGATCAAGACCCGGGCGAAGATGGGCCCCGAGTACAACCAGCTGCAGAAACTCGTGAAGAGCGAGGGACTGCACACGGTGTGCCAGGAAGCCGGCTGCCCCAACATCTTCGAATGCTGGGAGGACCGCGAGGCCACCTTCCTCATCGGCGGGGACCAGTGCACGAGGCGCTGCGACTTCTGCCAGATCGACACGGGGAAGCCGCAGGCCCTCGACCGTGACGAGCCCCGCCGCGTGGGCGAGTCCGTGGTCACGATGGACCTGAACTACGCCACCATCACCGGCGTCGCCCGCGACGACCTGGAGGACGGCGGTGCCTGGCTGTACGCGGAGACCGTGCGCCAGATCCACGCGCTGACGGCGGAGCGGGAGGCGGGCGCGACCAAGGTCGAGCTGCTGATCCCCGACTTCAACGCCGAGCCCGAGCAGCTGGCCGAGGTCTTCTCCTCGCGCCCGGAGGTGCTCGCGCACAACGTCGAGACGGTGCCGCGGATCTTCAAGCGCATCCGCCCCGGCTTCCGTTACGAGCGTTCCCTGGAAGTCATCACGCGGGCCCGCGAGGCCGGCCTGGTGACCAAGTCCAACCTGATCCTCGGCATGGGCGAGACCCGCGAGGAAGTCAGTGAGGCGCTCCAGGACCTGTACGACGCGGGTTGCGAGCTCATCACGATCACGCAGTACCTGAGGCCCTCCGTCCGGCACCACCCGGTCGAGCGCTGGGTGAAGCCGCACGAGTTCGTGGAGCTCAAGGACGAGGCCGACGCGATCGGTTACTCCGGTGTCATGTCGGGTCCGCTGGTGCGGTCGTCGTACCGCGCCGGACGCCTCTTCCAGCAGGCGATCGAGCGCCGCGGTGCCACCGCGGCGTCCACACCCTCGGTGTGAATCGCCGCACAAGTCATTACTGAACAGTAATAGCCGCGACGACGCGGTCCGTACGTCCCCCGCAGGTCGGGGGCCCGTATGGGCCGCGTCGACGTGCGCGGCGCCGAAATCAGAGTTTCATTGGTGTTTGACCGACCGGTCATGCACTGGTAACACCGAGCAGTGACCCTAGGTACATACGCGGTGGCTCCCGTGGCCACCGCCGTCATTGCTTCCCGCTACTCAGTGCGCGCCGGGTGCGCGCATCCGCTCCGAGGGGGAACGTCCACGATGCACGCCGCGCCGGTTCGAGCCAACACGATCCCGACCGTCACCACCGCACTCCGCGCCGTCGAGTCGCTGCTCCTCAGCAGCGGCCAGCGCACCGCCCGCCGGAACGCCTGGACGGCGGTCCTCGAGGACCGCCGCAGGGCGCAGGACCGGGTCGAGGCGGAGCACGTGCTGAAGGCTGTGGCCGACCACCGTTCCTAGGTCACCTCCGGGCCACGTAAACTTCGCTGCATGGCGAGGAAGGCAAACACTGACGGCGCGGACAGCGCCGAGAACGCGGGGCGGCTCAAGCAGATCGCCCTGACCTACAAGATGACCAGGCGGTCGGACCCGAAGGTGGGTCTCGTCGTCGCGGGTGTGGGAATCATCACCTTCGGTGTCCTCCTCGCCATCGGTTTCGTGATCGGTCACCCGGTCTACGCGGGCATCCTGGGCTTCGTACTGGCATTCCTCGCGATGGCGATCGTCTTCGGGCGCCGCGCGGAGCGGGCGGCCTTCGGGCAGATGGAGGGACAGCCGGGGGCCGCGGCCGCGGTGCTGGACCGCGTCGGCCGTGGCTGGACCACGACTCCGGCGGTCGCGATGAACCGGAGCCAGGACGTCGTCCACCGGGCGGTCGGCAAGGCGGGGATCGTGCTCGTGGCCGAGGGCAACCCGAACCGGGTGAAGAGCCTCCTGGCCGCGGAGAAGAAGCGCATGGCCCGCATCGTGGTCGACGTGCCCGTGCACGACATCATCGTCGGCGACGGCGAGGGGCAGGTGCCGCTGAAGAAGGTGCGCACCAGGATGCTGAAGCTCCCCCGGGTCCTCACCGGCCCGCAGGTGACCGCGGCCAACGACCGGCTGCGCGCGATGGGCGACCTGATGAGCAACATGCCGCTGCCGAAGGGCCCGATGCCGAAGGGCATGCGGATGCCGCGCGGCGGAAAGATGCGCTGACGCCGCGGAAGCGTGGAACGGCGCGGCCCCGGACGAGATCTCGTCCGGGGCCGCGCCGTTTCGTCGTTCCTCGTGCATCCGCGTCCTGGGCCCGGCCGACAGGCGCCGTCGCCCCGGAACGCGCCCCACGCATCCGCCGGCGCCGGAGAACGGCGCGCCCGCGCACCCGGGTGTCCGGGATGCGGACGGCTCAGATGCGGACCTGCACCGCGCGCGTCAGACGGTCGTGGAGACCCCGGCTGTCGCGGTCCCAGACGATGGCCGGGATGACCAGGAGGAGCAGCACGCTCCGCAGGGCGACCCGCGGGAACCCGAGCCGCCCGCCGTCCTCGGCGACGACCCGCAGGCCCATGATCCGCTTGCCCGGGGTGGAACCGATGGTTCCGACCGTCAGCAGACTCATGACGAGGAAGACGCCGAGCGCCCAGTTCCCCGCCACCTGCTGATCACCGCGAGCGAGCAGGCCGTATGCGATCACCATGCACACGATCCAGTCGATGAAGAGCGCCCCGAAACGCCTGCCGAGCGGGGCGATCGACCCCGGGCCCTCCTGGGGCAGACCGAGGCGCTCGCCGCGGTAACCGAAGTCGGCGCCCATCTCCTCGGCCGCCGCGCGCGGCCCCGAGAGCCACGATCCGATTGCTTGCCTGTTGTCCACCCGACCACGGTACTGCGCCCACGTTTGCACCTGGCCGGGCGGGGCACGGAACACGTCGCCGAGGTGCCGCGGGCAACCGGGCTGGTTAACTTGTGCGAAACAAATGGGTCATGCTGGAGAAATCCCTTCTGCCTATGGTCGGGTCCAGCGTGTGCCACCGCACTGGCCACACAGACGAGCTGCAACCCCGCCCTTTCCCGGGCCGGGAGTAGGAGGAGTTGGATGTTCCAGAACGCCGACGAAGTCCAGAAGTACATCGCCGACAACGACGTCAAGTTCGTCGACGTCCGGTTCTGCGACCTGCCGGGTGTGATGCAGCACTTCACGATCCCCGCGGCGTCCTTCGACCCGTCCGAGGAACTGGCATTCGACGGCTCGTCGATCCGTGGCTTCCAGGCCATCCACGAGTCCGACATGGCGCTGCGCGCGGACCTGTCGACGGCCCGTGTCGACCCGTTCCGGCGCGACAAGACCGTGAACATCAACTTCTTCATCCACGACCCGATCACCGGCGAGCAGTACAGCCGTGACCCGCGGAACGTCGCGAAGAAGGCCGAGGCCTACCTCGCCTCCACCGGTGTCGCCGACACCGCCTACTTCGGCCCCGAGGCCGAGTTCTACGTCTTCGACAACGTCCGCTTCCAGACGTCGGCGAACGAGAGCTTCTACCACATCGACTCCGAGGCCGGCGCCTGGAACACCGGTGCGGTCGAGAACAACCGCGGTTACAAGGTCCGCTACAAGGGCGGCTACTTCCCGACCCCGCCGGTCGACCACTTCGCGGACCTGCGCGCCGAGATCTCCATGGAGCTGGACAAGAACGGCCTCCAGGTCGAGCGCCAGCACCACGAGGTCGGCACCGCGGGCCAGGCCGAGATCAACTACAAGTTCAACACGCTGCTCGCCGCGGCCGACGACCTGATGCTCTTCAAGTACATCGTGAAGAACGTCGCCTGGCGCAACGGCAAGACCGCGACCTTCATGCCGAAGCCGATCTTCGGTGACAACGGCTCGGGCATGCACGTCCACCAGTCCCTGTGGTCCGGCGGCTCCCCGCTGTTCTACGACGAGCAGGGCTACGCGGGCCTCTCGGACATGGCGCGCTACTACATCGGCGGCATCCTGAAGCACGCCCCGTCGCTGCTCGCGTTCACCAACCCGACCGTGAACTCCTACCACCGTCTGGTGCCCGGCTTCGAGGCCCCGGTCAACATGGTGTACTCGCAGCGCAACCGCTCCGCCGCGATGCGCATCCCGATCACGGGCTCGAACCCGAAGGCCAAGCGCGTCGAGTTCCGCGCGCCGGACCCGTCCTCGAACCCGTACCTGGCGTTCTCGGCCCTGCTGATGGCCGGCCTCGACGGTGTCAAGAACAAGATCGAGCCGCCGGAGCCGATCGACAAGGACCTCTACGAGCTGGCTCCCGAGGAGCACGCGGGTGTCCAGCAGGTCCCGACCTCGCTGCCCGCCGTCCTCGACGCCCTCGAGGCCGACCACGAGTACCTCCAGGCAGGCGGCGTCTTCACGCCCGACCTGATCGAGACGTGGATCGACTACAAGCGCACGAACGAGATCGCCCCGATCCAGCTGCGCCCGCACCCGCACGAGTTCGAGCTGTACTTCGACCTCTAGGCGGTCCGGGAGCGTGAGCTCCCCCGTCGCCGAAGGGCCGCCGTCCCGTACGGGACGGCGGCCCTTCGGCGTGCGCGGCCGGGAGCCGGTCCCGCCCGACG is drawn from Streptomyces sp. NBC_00178 and contains these coding sequences:
- the glnA gene encoding type I glutamate--ammonia ligase encodes the protein MFQNADEVQKYIADNDVKFVDVRFCDLPGVMQHFTIPAASFDPSEELAFDGSSIRGFQAIHESDMALRADLSTARVDPFRRDKTVNINFFIHDPITGEQYSRDPRNVAKKAEAYLASTGVADTAYFGPEAEFYVFDNVRFQTSANESFYHIDSEAGAWNTGAVENNRGYKVRYKGGYFPTPPVDHFADLRAEISMELDKNGLQVERQHHEVGTAGQAEINYKFNTLLAAADDLMLFKYIVKNVAWRNGKTATFMPKPIFGDNGSGMHVHQSLWSGGSPLFYDEQGYAGLSDMARYYIGGILKHAPSLLAFTNPTVNSYHRLVPGFEAPVNMVYSQRNRSAAMRIPITGSNPKAKRVEFRAPDPSSNPYLAFSALLMAGLDGVKNKIEPPEPIDKDLYELAPEEHAGVQQVPTSLPAVLDALEADHEYLQAGGVFTPDLIETWIDYKRTNEIAPIQLRPHPHEFELYFDL